Within Lactobacillus amylovorus DSM 20531, the genomic segment GCCAAAATCAGACTGTCCGTAGTTTTAATTTGATCAATATTTCGCCGATGAGTAAACTCAGCCGGTGCATACAAACGATACCAGTGCCGACAAATTATCACTAAATCTTTAAAACTAACTTGTAAATGGTGGCTAAAACGCTTAAGCTTAAGGCAGTTCAATCAGATCAGACTCTTTTATTTTTGATACTACAACTTGAGTCTAGTCCGATTGGACTTTTTTATTAACTAAAACGATTTAACTAGCACCACGCGTATTCTATTTAATAAAAAGATGGTGCGAATAAAGCTGAAAAGATTAAATAAAAGTTTAGTGCATATTTATTAGGTAACACAAAGAAGCCTATGAATTCTTGTAGTTTTTTCATAGGTTGTTATACTGAAAGTGATTATTTGATTTCAACTAAAGTCTTTGATTCCTAGTGGCTACGTTGTAATCATATAATTGATTCTTTGTAACCAGTGCATACATGGTTCGAATTAGTTTATGTACTGATGCAATGGCAATCTTCTTGAAGCCGCGGCTTTGAGAAGATTTTTTTCTATCATAATAGTCAGTAATATGACAGGGCTGGGTAGTCTTTACTGATTCCATTTGACCGATACTTAAATACATGATCTTTCTGGCAATTGAATTGCCGTGTTTGGTAATACTTAAATGACTGTCTAATTCACCAGACTGATAGATGCCAGGATCAATGCCGATAAAAGCATCAATTTGGTTAGGACTGTCAAATCGTCTTAAATCACCTAATTCAGCCAATAATCTTAAGGCTGTTGTTTTGGCAATACCAGGAATGCTTTGATAAATGGTTAATATACGGGTATCAGCCTGATTTTTACTGGCTAATTTATACAGGTAGGCCAGTGCTTCCTTTTTCTCCTGATCAAGAGAAAAAAGACTGGCAATATTTCTTTGAATAGCACGGATAACAATACTATCCTTATTGTCATAGGCACAAGTTAATCGAGCCAAAGAGATTAAGCGTTGCGTAAGGTATTCGGCTTTTTTCTGGCTTAATCCCGATATAGTTTCTAATTCGCCCAAAATATGTTCCTTGTTACTATCTAAAACAGCTTGTGCATGCGGAAATAAGGCAACTACTGACCAATAAATTTTACCTGTAGGATGACACATGAGATTTTCAATTTGTGGGAAAGTTGTCTGCAGATTACGATGAAGCTGATTCTTGGCAACAACCATAGCTTTATTCAATTCTTCATAGTATCTGCTTGCATTTTGCATTTCATGGTATGCCCGAGACTGAGGCTTAAGTAGCTT encodes:
- a CDS encoding IS110 family transposase; this translates as MENCKVIVGIDVSSKDSTVCVLMDKVRQGKTFKISNDMVGFQQLYKRLRLYSVIPLIVFESTGVYSLSLQAFLEKKHIQYLKLNPLKAKKLMDNNLRHNKTDQVDAYRLALIQFNAPQKLLKPQSRAYHEMQNASRYYEELNKAMVVAKNQLHRNLQTTFPQIENLMCHPTGKIYWSVVALFPHAQAVLDSNKEHILGELETISGLSQKKAEYLTQRLISLARLTCAYDNKDSIVIRAIQRNIASLFSLDQEKKEALAYLYKLASKNQADTRILTIYQSIPGIAKTTALRLLAELGDLRRFDSPNQIDAFIGIDPGIYQSGELDSHLSITKHGNSIARKIMYLSIGQMESVKTTQPCHITDYYDRKKSSQSRGFKKIAIASVHKLIRTMYALVTKNQLYDYNVATRNQRL